A single genomic interval of Symphalangus syndactylus isolate Jambi chromosome 18, NHGRI_mSymSyn1-v2.1_pri, whole genome shotgun sequence harbors:
- the KRTCAP3 gene encoding keratinocyte-associated protein 3: MRRCSLCTFDAARGPRRLMRVGLALILVGHVNLLLGAVLHGTVLRHVANPRGAVTPEYTVANVISVGSGLLSVSVGLVALLASRNLLRSPLHWALLALALVNLLLSAACSLGLLLAVSLTVANGGRRLIADCHPGLLDPLVPLDEGPGHTDCPFDPTRIYDTALALWIPSLLMSAGEAALSGYCCVAAFTLRGVGPCRKDGLQGQLEEMTELESPQCKRQENEQLLDQNQEIRASQRSWV, from the exons ACGCCGCCCGGGGGCCGCGGCGGCTGATGCGTGTGGGCCTCGCGCTGATCCTGGTGGGCCACGTGAACCTGCTGCTGGGGGCCGTGCTGCACGGCACTGTCCTGCGGCACGTGGCCAATCCCCGCGGCGCTGTCACGCCGGAGTACACCGTGGCCAATGTCATCTCCGTCGGTTCGGGCCTGCTG AGCGTTTCCGTGGGACTTGTGGCCCTCCTGGCGTCCAGGAACCTTCTTCGCTCTCCACTG CACTGGGCCCTGCTGGCACTAGCTCTGGTGAACCTGCTCTTGTCCGCTGCCTGCTCCCTGGGCCTCCTGCTTGCTGTGTCACTCACTGTGGCCAACGGTGGCCGCCGCCTTATTGCTGACTGCCACCCAGGACTGCTGGATCCTCTGGTACCACTGGATGAGGGGCCGGGACATACTGACTGCCCCTTTGACCCCACAAGAATCTAT GATACAGCCTTGGCTCTCTGGATCCCTTCTTTGCTCATGTCTGCAGGGGAGGCTGCTCTATCTGGTTACTGCTGTGTGGCTGCATTCACTCTACGTGGAGTTGGGCCCTGCAGGAAGGACGGACTTCAGGGGCAG CTAGAGGAAATGACAGAGCTTGAATCTCCTCAATGTAAAAGGCAGGAAAATGAGCAGCTACTGGATCAAAATCAAGAAATCCGGGCATCACAGAGAAGTTGGGTTTAG